The genomic stretch CCTGCCGGCCGCAGCCTCCACTCCGCCGCAGCCGAACGGATCGCTTGTCTCGCCGCAATGGGGACACTGATAGCCGGCCATGTTTTCGACCAGCCCGATGATCGGGACCCCGCCGGTATCGAACAATTGCCCGGCCCGAGCAGCATCGATCAGGGCAAGGTCCTGCGGCGTCGAAACCAGTACCGCGCCATCGGGCTTGTGCTTTTGCAGCATCGAAAGCTGCACGTCGCCCGTGCCCGGCGGAAGGTCGATCAGAAGCACCTCGACATCGCCCCAGTCGGCATCGATCAATTGCGCCAGCGCACCCACCGCCATCGGGCCGCGCCAGGCAAGCGCCTGCGCTGGTTTGACGAGGTGGCCGATCGATAGCGAGGGGACGCCGTATTTGCTCGCGATCGGGACCAGCTTGTCATCGACAGCCTGCGGTTTCTGCCCTTCGGTTGCGAGTAGTTTGGGCTGCGAGGGACCATAGATGTCGGCATCGACCACGCCGACCTTCAGCCCCAACCGCTTCAATGCCACGGCAAGGTTGGTCGTCAGCGTCGATTTACC from Altererythrobacter epoxidivorans encodes the following:
- a CDS encoding Mrp/NBP35 family ATP-binding protein, producing the protein MDQEGLKTRLPAAIAERVKSASMIGERAIVVVDASGLSAGERDAVEKKIEQSLGVAEGVAEVRVAMMADKVERRIIAVGSGKGGVGKSTLTTNLAVALKRLGLKVGVVDADIYGPSQPKLLATEGQKPQAVDDKLVPIASKYGVPSLSIGHLVKPAQALAWRGPMAVGALAQLIDADWGDVEVLLIDLPPGTGDVQLSMLQKHKPDGAVLVSTPQDLALIDAARAGQLFDTGGVPIIGLVENMAGYQCPHCGETSDPFGCGGVEAAAGRLELPFLGRIPLNMAIRIAGDSGEPPAAGDGEEAAAFRDIAQKLADWLAREAA